Proteins found in one Aspergillus chevalieri M1 DNA, chromosome 2, nearly complete sequence genomic segment:
- a CDS encoding uncharacterized protein (COG:S;~EggNog:ENOG410PWW2;~InterPro:IPR011990;~TransMembrane:1 (o623-642i);~go_function: GO:0005515 - protein binding [Evidence IEA]), translating into MLSRGQPCLRRRGLSAVLDNAAVGPDEPLLFLYPRWVTSRRSIATINRVTAARAASAFARCLRGSSNILPSRQNPSPRGSSWGCSPLRWMSSSATLRNDRSEQPTELSDKEYYSDAKASRTTSEDTDTTIGRSRVRAPIDQATAKTNSGRSFNVFADIESDRSPLIQWEEKGKKVLATGKTHTRPLVAARERRKRLTNRDQRKLLYRSYLKELGEETGKTQKWGLMDSTQKMLERIQENTPTLTLKGPKNKVMLIPEETVALLSGINEMAMKENIWYVPVHNGCRVHILSPSQSVGRHRKAIISGSPRVVDLVSERIVRAHRLQDSGDPLVDIRKPVVPVFPSIEAMRQKNVQVPLVRGVWDFYESKNSPMPIEAVLDTERPTTVREFLEHIEDLLASRTSGPYRRQENQTRRQTPHNLRILRTLSQLFLSDENQRILSTAALNSTLSFFCQHEYMKACRQVLLRCEHLATVDTFNILLRACARRQDFRIFRHLLISMSRLQIRPDANTWVALLECHVSPNAKAGLFMYMMRKGHLSQIGPMRTALQTAVQDTLVLHLEGGHSIDSYIALFQNTHGANWFSPSLINKMFNATVELKNFPALNRLLEICDEHGVSIDSSTMLRILPICRANIYAALLYVFRYITRQGFRMDKEAQIWERLFLIAYKGRCYNICRVIWRYACMNGAVTNKMKMSVLSSMTTNVSKKKTNLVDILWRSNAGKIIVGVDSHLSEYPSAGDILKLTPTKFHSNPVQFLMTGFQQGKERERQLMLATALVRRDIELGRRYRPTQPLSTMLDAAALFDLEWKGVPRPPEWMVQHAIQVPVEWKGYLRSS; encoded by the coding sequence ATGCTATCCCGCGGCCAACCTTGTCTACGCAGACGGGGTCTATCAGCCGTCTTAGACAATGCCGCTGTCGGGCCCGATGAACCTCTACTCTTCCTTTACCCGCGCTGGGTCACATCTCGAAGGTCAATTGCGACGATAAACCGTGTTACCGCTGCTCGGGCAGCTTCTGCATTTGCGAGATGTCTGCGCGGTTCGTCTAATATTCTTCCTTCGAGACAGAATCCTTCGCCGCGGGGGTCATCGTGGGGTTGTTCTCCGTTGCGATGGATGTCATCTAGCGCCACACTGAGAAATGATCGGTCTGAACAACCGACGGAGCTATCGGACAAGGAATATTACTCTGATGCAAAAGCGTCAAGGACAACAAGTGAAGATACGGATACGACAATAGGACGCAGTAGGGTTCGAGCTCCGATCGACCAGGCGACTGCAAAGACGAATAGTGGGAGGTCATTCAATGTATTCGCCGATATCGAGTCCGATCGTTCGCCATTGATTCAGtgggaagaaaagggaaagaaagtGCTTGCTACTGGCAAAACCCACACACGCCCGTTGGTGGCGGCTCGAGAGAGGCGGAAGAGGTTGACGAACAGAGATCAGAGGAAGCTCTTATATCGGTCATATTTAAAAGAGCTAGGCGAGGAAACTGGAAAAACGCAGAAATGGGGATTGATGGATAGCACCCAGAAAATGCTGGAGCGTATCCAGGAGAATACACCCACGTTGACATTGAAAGGACCGAAAAACAAAGTGATGTTAATACCGGAGGAAACGGTGGCCTTGCTTTCGGGCATTAACGAGATGGCGATGAAGGAGAATATTTGGTATGTGCCGGTTCATAACGGGTGTAGGGTCCACATATTGTCCCCGAGCCAAAGCGTGGGACGCCATCGCAAAGCAATCATCTCCGGGTCCCCACGGGTTGTGGATTTGGTTAGCGAACGGATTGTGCGTGCGCATCGTCTGCAAGATTCTGGTGACCCTTTGGTCGACATCAGAAAACCGGTTGTTCCAGTGTTCCCATCGATAGAGGCCATGAGACAGAAGAATGTTCAAGTCCCACTGGTCCGCGGGGTTTGGGACTTTTATGAGAGCAAGAACTCCCCCATGCCCATTGAGGCTGTTCTGGATACCGAAAGACCGACAACCGTCAGGGAATTCTTAGAGCATATTGAGGATCTGCTGGCATCTAGAACGTCGGGTCCTTATCGCAGACAGGAGAATCAGACGCGCCGGCAAACTCCACACAACCTAAGAATCCTCAGAACTCTCTCACAACTATTTTTGAGCGATGAAAACCAGAGGATTCTTTCGACCGCAGCGTTGAATAGTACGCTGTCTTTTTTCTGTCAACATGAGTATATGAAAGCCTGCCGGCAGGTTCTTCTTCGGTGCGAACATCTCGCAACGGTGGATACGTTCAATATCCTCTTAAGAGCGTGTGCACGGCGACAGGATTTCCGCATATTTCGCCATCTCTTGATTTCCATGTCTCGACTGCAAATTCGACCGGACGCGAACACATGGGTTGCGCTCCTCGAGTGCCATGTGAGCCCTAATGCGAAAGCGGGCCTATTCATGTACATGATGCGGAAAGGCCATCTTTCTCAAATTGGACCCATGCGGACAGCCTTACAAACAGCTGTTCAGGATACACTGGTTTTACATCTCGAGGGTGGACACAGCATTGATTCGTATATTGCGCTGTTCCAGAATACCCACGGAGCCAATTGGTTCTCCCCGTCGTTGATCAACAAAATGTTCAATGCTACTGTCGAACTCAAGAACTTTCCCGCCTTGAATCGGTTGCTTGAGATCTGTGATGAGCATGGTGTCAGTATCGACAGCTCAACTATGCTCCGGATCCTCCCGATCTGCCGCGCGAATATCTATGCGGCCCTTTTGTACGTCTTTCGATACATCACTCGTCAGGGGTTTCGAATGGACAAGGAAGCGCAAATATGGGAGAGGCTCTTCTTGATCGCTTACAAGGGCCGGTGCTACAACATTTGCCGCGTGATATGGAGATACGCATGCATGAACGGGGCAGTCACCAATAAAATGAAGATGTCCGTTCTCAGCTCAATGACAACGAACGtctcgaagaagaaaacgaaTCTCGTTGATATCCTCTGGCGCTCTAACGCGGGCAAGATCATCGTCGGGGTTGATTCGCATTTGAGCGAATACCCCTCTGCCGGCGACATCTTGAAGCTTACTCCTACCAAGTTCCACTCTAACCCGGTTCAGTTCCTGATGACAGGGTTCCAACAAGGAAAAGAGCGCGAGCGACAGCTGATGTTGGCAACGGCGCTAGTCCGCCGTGATATCGAACTTGGTCGTCGATACCGGCCTACGCAGCCATTGTCTACCATGCTGGACGCGGCAGCGCTGTTCGATCTTGAATGGAAGGGCGTTCCACGGCCACCTGAATGGATGGTGCAGCATGCTATCCAGGTGCCTGTGGAATGGAAAGGTTATCTTAGATCCAGCTGA
- the IPC1 gene encoding phosphatase PAP2 family protein (COG:I;~EggNog:ENOG410PJZF;~InterPro:IPR036938,IPR026841,IPR000326;~PFAM:PF01569,PF14378;~TransMembrane:8 (i78-96o102-120i127-144o185-207i214-233o281-301i308-324o330-348i)), whose translation MNSSLPSWKDRTQNHFGKLQIQVPWRSMKLLVPHRMRRKLRSKLRSRITPTSSLSSLQTSFSPVDTLRSLQSHRWTPYDFQYLLLLIVCIFSLTIIESPGPLGKTAMFTGLLVSLLLPITRQFFLPFLPIAGWLLFFYACQFVPSDWRPAIWVRVLPALENILYGANISNILSAHQNVVLDVLAWIPYGLCHYGAPFVTSLIMFIFGPPGFVPVFARTFGYISMTAVAIQLLFPCSPPWYENLYGLAPADYSMQGNPAGLARIDKLLGIDLYTSGFKQSPVVFGAFPSLHAADSTLAALFMSQVFPRLKPLFVTYTLWMWWATMYLSHHYAVDLVGGGLLATIAFYFAKTRFLPRVQVDKLFRWDYDYVEVGDAAPGYGYGLSTLDSDEWTVGSSSSFSSGSLSPVDDHYAWESDSLVSPASDLESGRHHIVSP comes from the exons ATGAATTCCTCCCTTCCATCGTGGAAGGATCGCACGCAGAACCATTTCGGCAAGCTTCAGATTCAAGTACCATGGCGCTCCATGAAGCTCCTCGTCCCTCATCGGATGCGACGCAAGCTCCGATCGAAGCTACGAAGTCGGATAACGCCTACCTCCTCGTTGTCGTCGCTGCAGACGTCCTTCTCGCCCGTCGATACGCTTAGATCGCTACAGAGTCATCGGTGGACGCCTTACGACTTCCAATacttgctgctgttgatcGTGTGCATTTTCTCCTTGACTATAATCGAGTCTCCGGGGCCGTTGGGGAAGACGGCTATGTTTACGGGGCTGCTcgtctctcttctccttcccatTACTCGTCAGTTCTTTTTGCCGTTTTTGCCCATTGCTGGGTGGCTTTTGTTCTTCTACGCTTGCCA GTTTGTTCCAAGTGACTGGCGCCCTGCTATCTGGGTTAGAGTGCTGCCTGCGTTGGAGAACATTCTCTATGGCGCCAACATCAGCAACATTCTGTCCGCTCACCAGAATGTGGTGCTTGACGTTCTTGCTTGGATCCCGTATGGTCTCTGCCACTACGGTGCTCCTTTCGTCACCTCCCTGATCATGTTTATCTTCGGTCCTCCCGGGTTCGTTCCCGTTTTTGCCCGGACTTTCGGATACATCAGCATGACTGCCGTTGCCATCCAGCTGCTCTTCCCGTGCTCGCCTCCATGGTATGAGAACTTGTATGGGTTGGCTCCGGCCGACTACTCAATGCAGGGTAACCCCGCGGGTCTGGCTCGCATTGACAAACTTCTGGGTATCGACCTGTACACTTCTGGTTTCAAGCAGTCTCCTGTGGTGTTTGGTGCCTTCCCGTCGCTGCACGCTGCGGACTCGACTCTGGCTGCTCTGTTCATGAGCCAGGTCTTCCCCCGCTTGAAGCCTCTGTTTGTCACCTACACGCTCTGGATGTGGTGGGCTACCATGTACCTCTCCCACCACTACGCAGTCGACTTGGTCGGTGGTGGTCTTTTGGCCACTATCGCATTCTACTTCGCCAAGACTCGTTTCCTCCCGCGCGTTCAGGTTGATAAGCTTTTCCGTTGGGACTACGATTATGTCGAGGTTGGTGATGCTGCTCCGGGCTACGGCTACGGCCTCTCGACCCTCGACAGCGACGAATGGACTGTTGGTTCTTCGTCGTCGTTCTCGTCTGGCTCTCTCAGCCCTGTGGATGACCACTACGCCTGGGAGAGTGATTCTCTAGTCTCTCCGGCCTCCGACCTTGAGTCTGGGCGGCATCACATCGTGAGTCCATAA
- the RRP6_2 gene encoding Golgi transport complex subunit COG5 (COG:J;~EggNog:ENOG410PGUF;~InterPro:IPR019465;~PFAM:PF10392;~go_component: GO:0017119 - Golgi transport complex [Evidence IEA];~go_process: GO:0006891 - intra-Golgi vesicle-mediated transport [Evidence IEA]) yields the protein MAEGEPSYIDYEVFLDPAFSPASFANSLVVATNNATDSPLDLSTPLSRVLFDLQEIDTHIHTLTSKSALPLLSHTRDQTAAAGKILQQSEEQIAAVTQVYERLEREVLRKWETADEARLAAEKSLATVRLARAVGRCLNLGRQLESQLAEMNGRGGATATTTSVEAPGREDFRALERAAYTILNLRRMFLATAEGEEGHGLDRVKVVRTLRSDLLNPAESLVKSRAQQAINRFSMSSISAGSQAPSGYKQARDTRARVTSAITTLYILSPMPKTMIPATEYRPELLQSTLHGYMHTAIGTSLTALSRAFTMLPTLERTLSDLSARCQDIVALEYILGNTKLPSHPMLLSGLEGENTEAQAPRKSANLLQLVLTSLDTPSLPSYFWRSLASSLAGRVQEILQRGGVSARALRSNRDRLRGDIKDCVLRGSQLPTASGMVDKGRGEEGLTVGNWEREAAVMVSSVAGAL from the coding sequence ATGGCAGAAGGCGAACCATCGTACATAGACTACGAGGTCTTCTTAGATCCAGCATTCTCGCCGGCCTCCTTTGCCAACTCGCTGGTCGTAGCTACCAACAATGCAACGGACAGCCCACTGGATCTCTCAACCCCTTTGTCGCGGGTCCTCTTTGACCTCCAGGAGATTGACACACACATTCACACATTGACCAGCAAGTCCGCTTTGCCCCTCCTGTCACATACGCGGGATCAAACAGCAGCCGCTGGGAAGATCCTCCAGCAATCAGAAGAGCAGATCGCTGCAGTTACGCAGGTGTATGAGCGATTGGAACGGGAAGTGCTGCGCAAGTGGGAGACGGCTGACGAGGCACGGCTAGCGGCAGAAAAATCATTGGCGACGGTGCGGCTAGCAAGAGCGGTTGGACGGTGCCTGAACCTGGGGAGACAGCTGGAGAGCCAATTGGCGGAGATGAATGGACGTGGTGGCGCTACTGCTACGACTACTAGTGTTGAGGCTCCGGGACGAGAAGACTTCCGCGCTCTGGAACGCGCGGCGTACACGATTCTGAACCTGCGACGGATGTTTTTGGCCACAGCAGAGGGGGAAGAAGGCCATGGGCTGGACCGGGTGAAGGTAGTGCGCACGTTGCGGAGTGATTTGCTTAACCCGGCGGAGAGTTTGGTAAAATCCCGCGCGCAGCAGGCCATCAATCGATTCTCCATGTCGTCTATCTCCGCGGGATCGCAAGCGCCGTCAGGATACAAGCAGGCACGGGATACGCGAGCGCGAGTGACGTCGGCAATTACGACTCTGTATATACTGTCTCCCATGCCGAAGACCATGATTCCGGCAACCGAGTATCGACCGGAATTGCTCCAATCGACACTCCATGGTTACATGCATACGGCCATCGGGACCTCCTTGACGGCACTGTCCCGGGCGTTTACCATGCTCCCTACATTAGAGCGCACGCTCTCGGATCTTTCTGCACGCTGTCAGGACATCGTGGCACTGGAGTACATTCTTGGCAATACAAAACTACCTtctcatccaatgctattaTCTGGCTTGGAGGGAGAGAACACAGAGGCGCAAGCGCCCAGGAAAAGCGCCAACCTACTTCAACTGGTTCTAACCTCGTTGGACACGCCATCACTGCCATCGTACTTCTGGCGGTCGCTGGCCTCGTCACTGGCGGGGCGGGTGCAAGAGATACTGCAACGCGGGGGAGTCTCGGCGCGGGCGCTGCGGTCAAACCGTGACCGATTGCGGGGCGATATCAAAGATTGTGTGCTGCGGGGATCACAGCTTCCAACAGCATCAGGCATGGTGGATAAGGGgagaggggaggaggggttGACAGTTGGTAATTGGGAACGGGAGGCGGCGGTGATGGTCAGTTCGGTGGCCGGCGCTTTATAA
- a CDS encoding phospholipid:diacylglycerol acyltransferase (BUSCO:EOG092610KH;~COG:I;~EggNog:ENOG410PGW1;~InterPro:IPR003386,IPR029058;~PFAM:PF02450;~TransMembrane:1 (i56-74o);~go_function: GO:0008374 - O-acyltransferase activity [Evidence IEA];~go_process: GO:0006629 - lipid metabolic process [Evidence IEA]) has protein sequence MLRRRLPKEDGNDHHRASTFPAPTTTHEDKTQTQDHYHGNQERQIILRPRSKRRNGLIFALGGLFGIFIALFFANQQEVISLDSLMDLNLDALIDVIPQGIVKDAREFSQHEREAVSYDPFSVGLHLQSQGITAKYPIVMIPGVISTGLESWGTEATSRQYFRRRLWGSWSMMRALVLDKAEWKNHIMLDKETGLDPPGIKLRAAQGFDATDFFITGYWIWNKILENLATIGYDPTNAFTAAYDWRLSYANLEIRDQYFSRLKSYIETAVEVRGDKVTLASHSMGSQVVLYFFKWVESDAYGKGGKDWVNRHIANWVNISGCMLGAVKGLTAVLSGEMRDTAQLNAFAVYGLEKFLSKEERAEIFRAMPGISSMLPKGGEAVWGNATWAPDDQPGQAMTFGTLLNFRQDNLTAATESSFTHKNLTTTESLQYLLDQSEDWYSKHIRNSYSHGVAHTRKQVEANENDPRTWLNPLEARLPLAPDMKIYCFYGVGKPTERSYFYQQEPDPLVNLNVSIDTTVTNTEHGVDHGVVMGEGDGTVNLLSTGYMCAKGWKIKRYNPAGVQVKVYEMPHEPDRFSPRGGPNTGDHVDILGRASLNELVLRVAGGQGDMIEETYVSKIREYADRVQIYEE, from the exons ATGCTCCGCCGTCGCCTGCCCAAGGAGGACGGCAACGACCACCACCGAGCCTCCACCTTTCCAGCACCAACAACGACCCACGAAGACAAGACCCAGACACAAGACCACTACCATGGAAACCAGGAACGCCAAATTATCCTGCGGCCGCGGAGTAAACGACGCAATGGGTTGATATTCGCGCTGGGCGGGCTCTTTGGGATCTTCATTGCGCTGTTCTTCGCGAACCAGCAGGAGGTTATCAGTTTGGATTCGTTGATGGATTTGAATCTCGATGCGTTGATTGATGTTATTCCGCAGGGAATTGTGAAAGATGCGAGGGAGTTCTCG CAACATGAACGCGAAGCCGTCAGCTACGACCCCTTCTCCGTCGGCCTGCACCTGCAATCCCAAGGCATCACAGCAAAGTACCCCATCGTAATGATTCCCGGCGTCATCTCCACCGGCCTCGAAAGCTGGGGCACCGAAGCCACGTCCCGGCAATACTTCCGGCGACGCCTCTGGGGCAGCTGGAGCATGATGCGCGCATTGGTCCTCGACAAAGCAGAATGGAAGAACCACATCATGCTGGATAAGGAAACAGGACTGGATCCGCCGGGGATCAAGCTGCGCGCGGCGCAGGGGTTCGATGCGACGGATTTCTTCATCACAGGATACTGGATCTGGAATAAGATACTCGAGAATCTCGCGACGATTGGGTATGATCCGACGAATGCGTTTACGGCGGCGTATGACTGGCGATTGTCATATGCGAACCTCGAGATCCGCGATCAGTATTTCAGCCGGCTAAAGTCCTACATCGAGACGGCCGTCGAGGTCCGCGGGGACAAAGTCACCCTCGCCTCGCACAGCATGGGTTCCCAAGTCGTCCTGTACTTCTTCAAATGGGTCGAAAGCGACGCCTACGGCAAAGGCGGCAAGGATTGGGTCAACCGCCACATCGCCAATTGGGTCAACATCAGCGGGTGCATGCTAGGCGCCGTAAAGGGCCTCACAGCAGTCCTATCTGGCGAAATGCGCGACACGGCCCAACTCAACGCCTTCGCCGTCTACGGCCTCGAGAAATTCCTCTCAAAGGAAGAACGTGCCGAGATCTTCCGCGCCATGCCAGGAATCTCCTCCATGCTCCCCAAAGGCGGCGAAGCAGTCTGGGGCAACGCAACCTGGGCCCCCGATGATCAACCAGGCCAAGCAATGACCTTCGGCACCCTCCTCAACTTCCGCCAGGACAATCTCACCGCGGCGACCGAATCCTCCTTCACGCACAAGAACCTCACCACGACAGAAAGCCTGCAGTACCTCCTCGACCAAAGTGAAGACTGGTACAGCAAGCACATCCGCAACTCGTACTCGCACGGCGTCGCACACACGCGCAAACAAGTCGAAGCGAACGAAAATGACCCGCGCACGTGGCTCAACCCCCTCGAAGCACGGCTCCCCTTAGCGCCGGATATGAAAATCTATTGTTTCTACGGCGTCGGCAAACCGACCGAACGCAGCTACTTCTACCAACAAGAACCAGACCCCCTCGTCAATCTGAATGTCAGCATTGACACAACAGTGACAAACACAGAACACGGTGTCGACCACGGCGTCGTCATGGGTGAAGGGGACGGCACGGTGAACTTGCTTAGTACGGGGTACATGTGCGCAAAGGGGTGGAAGATCAAGCGGTATAATCCGGCGGGCGTGCAGGTGAAGGTGTACGAGATGCCGCATGAGCCGGATCGGTTCTCGCCGCGTGGGGGGCCGAATACGGGCGATCATGTTGATATTTTGGGTCGCGCGTCGTTGAATGAGCTTGTGTTGAGGGTTGCTGGGGGGCAGGGGGATATGATCGAGGAGACGTATGTTTCGAAGATTAGGGAGTACGCGGATCGCGTGCAGATATACGAGGAGTGA
- the MAK3 gene encoding peptide alpha-N-acetyltransferase MAK3 (BUSCO:EOG092645LS;~COG:S;~EggNog:ENOG410PNPA;~InterPro:IPR016181,IPR000182;~PFAM:PF13508,PF13673,PF13302,PF08445,PF00583;~go_function: GO:0008080 - N-acetyltransferase activity [Evidence IEA]), protein MADTKLTYIRYDAALENTYVPAMRSLISQELSEPYSIYVYRYFLYQWGELCYLAMDKSRPENDQMVGVVVSKLEPHRGGPLRGYIAMLAVRAEYRGKGIATKLVRMSIDAMTERDADEIALETEITNTAAIKLYERLGFLRSKRLHRYYLNGNSAYRLVLYLKEGVGSVRTTAFDPYGVIPGDPLGPVPLLQGNGGGIV, encoded by the exons ATGGCCGACACAAAGCTCACCTACATCCGCTACGACGCCGCCCTCGAAAACACCTACGTCCCCGCCATGCGCTCCCTAATCTCTCAAGAACTCTCCGAGCCCTACTCGATCTACGTCTACCGCTACTTCCTCTACCAATGGGGCGAACTGTGCTATCTCGCCATGGACAAATCGCGACCCGAAAATGATCAGATGGTGGGTGTTGTAGTGTCGAAGCTCGAGCCGCATCGCGGGGGGCCGCTGAGGGGGTATATTGCCATGTTGGCTGTGAGGGCGGAGTATCGGGGGAAGGGGATTGCGACAAAACTGGTGAGGATGAGTATTGATGCGATGACTGAGAGGGATGCGGATGAG ATTGCCCTCGAGACGGAGATCACAAATACCGCCGCGATTAAACTGTACGAACGGTTGGGCTTCCTGCGGAGTAAGCGGTTGCATCGGTACTACTTGAATGGTAACTCGGCATATCGACTCGTGTTGTATCTCAAAGAAGGTGTGGGGTCTGTCCGGACGACGGCGTTCGATCCATACGGTGTTATACCAGGGGATCCTCTGGGGCCAGTGCCGCTCCTCCAGGGAAACGGAGGTGGGATTGTTTGA